One window of Agromyces rhizosphaerae genomic DNA carries:
- a CDS encoding endonuclease/exonuclease/phosphatase family protein: MSVHRRKSTVAAAIGLAVAGAVAIAPAAVAAPDAAGDHGRGGPHAESLRIATFNASLNRFNDGDLVAGLEAGDAQAAVIAEIIQRANPDVLLLNEFDYVDGDVAIDLFRSDYLEVGQNGAAPVEYPYAFVAPSNTGIPSGFDLNNDGFVGGGDDAFGFGFFPGQYGMAVLSKYPIATDDIRTFQYFLWADMPGALLPDDPATDAPADWYSDEELAVMRLSSKSHWDVPIEIGNETVHVLASHPTPPTFDGAEDRNGRRNHDEIRFWADYVTPGANGYVYDDAGMTGGLNPSEPFVILGDQNADPFDGDSTDDAIDQLLDNNRIVDPMPTSEGGVEAALLQGGANLAHTGDPATDTADFNDNPAPGNLRADYVLPSRKLVVDDAGVFWPVSTDPLSALTGTFPFPSSDHRLVWVDLTVRG; the protein is encoded by the coding sequence ATGTCCGTCCACCGCAGGAAGTCCACCGTCGCCGCCGCGATCGGCCTCGCCGTCGCCGGCGCCGTGGCGATCGCACCGGCAGCCGTCGCGGCCCCCGATGCCGCGGGCGACCACGGCCGCGGCGGCCCGCACGCCGAGTCGCTGCGCATCGCGACGTTCAACGCGTCGCTCAACCGGTTCAACGATGGCGACCTCGTCGCCGGGCTCGAGGCGGGCGACGCGCAGGCCGCGGTGATCGCCGAGATCATCCAGCGCGCGAACCCCGACGTCCTGCTGCTGAACGAGTTCGACTACGTCGACGGCGACGTGGCGATCGACCTGTTCCGCAGCGACTACCTCGAGGTCGGGCAGAACGGGGCCGCGCCCGTCGAGTACCCGTACGCGTTCGTCGCGCCGTCGAACACGGGTATCCCGAGCGGGTTCGACCTGAACAACGACGGGTTCGTCGGCGGTGGCGACGACGCATTCGGCTTCGGCTTCTTCCCCGGCCAGTACGGCATGGCGGTGCTCTCGAAGTACCCGATCGCGACCGACGACATCCGCACCTTCCAGTACTTCCTCTGGGCCGACATGCCGGGCGCGCTGCTTCCCGACGACCCGGCGACGGACGCCCCGGCCGACTGGTACTCGGACGAGGAGCTCGCGGTCATGCGCCTGTCGAGCAAGTCGCACTGGGACGTGCCGATCGAGATCGGCAACGAGACGGTGCACGTGCTCGCGTCGCATCCGACGCCCCCGACCTTCGACGGCGCCGAGGACCGCAACGGCCGCCGCAACCACGACGAGATCCGGTTCTGGGCCGACTACGTGACGCCCGGCGCGAACGGCTACGTGTACGACGACGCCGGCATGACCGGCGGCCTGAACCCGAGCGAGCCGTTCGTGATCCTGGGCGACCAGAACGCCGACCCGTTCGACGGCGACTCGACCGACGACGCGATCGACCAGCTGCTCGACAACAACCGCATCGTCGACCCGATGCCGACGTCGGAGGGCGGCGTCGAGGCGGCGCTGCTGCAGGGCGGCGCCAACCTCGCGCACACCGGCGACCCCGCGACCGACACGGCCGACTTCAACGACAACCCGGCCCCGGGCAACCTGCGCGCCGACTACGTGCTGCCCTCGCGCAAGCTCGTCGTCGACGACGCGGGCGTGTTCTGGCCGGTGTCGACCGACCCGCTCTCGGCGCTCACGGGCACGTTCCCGTTCCCGAGCAGCGACCACCGCCTGGTCTGGGTCGACCTGACCGTGCGCGGCTGA
- a CDS encoding 2,3-butanediol dehydrogenase produces MRAAVFHAQEDLRIEDVAEPTPGPGQVKLKNAYAGICGSDLHVYYAPEAAGLDMDNPHPVTGATLPQILGHEFSGTVVELGEGVEGVSVGDRVAVWPIYSCGTCAACAKGAVNACRTIGFHGLMSDGGGMAEYTTVDAAKLHVLPENVDLKLGALVEPMAVAWHAVERSGVKAGETALIAGAGPIGIGVWFALKAQGVEDVLVSEPSPERRAAIAALGATVVDPVHEDLGAAVDKLTGGSGVQAGFDAAGVGVAVSSVLANLRPLGRMVIVALHERTMDFFPTQLVMGETEVVGALGYTQADFDAVIAAMAEGKYDTTGWVDETDLDGVLGAIGALREGRGMKVLVSSAA; encoded by the coding sequence ATGCGAGCAGCCGTCTTCCACGCCCAGGAGGATCTCCGGATCGAGGACGTCGCCGAGCCCACCCCCGGACCCGGACAGGTGAAGCTCAAGAACGCGTACGCCGGTATCTGCGGCTCCGACCTGCACGTCTACTACGCACCCGAGGCCGCCGGCCTCGACATGGACAACCCGCACCCCGTCACCGGCGCGACCCTCCCGCAGATCCTCGGCCACGAGTTCTCCGGCACCGTCGTCGAGCTCGGCGAGGGCGTCGAGGGCGTCAGCGTCGGCGACCGCGTCGCCGTCTGGCCCATCTACTCCTGCGGCACCTGCGCCGCGTGCGCCAAGGGCGCCGTGAACGCTTGCCGCACCATCGGCTTCCACGGCCTCATGTCCGACGGCGGCGGCATGGCCGAGTACACCACCGTCGACGCCGCGAAGCTGCACGTGCTGCCCGAGAACGTCGACCTGAAGCTCGGCGCGCTCGTCGAGCCCATGGCCGTCGCGTGGCACGCCGTCGAGCGCTCCGGCGTCAAGGCCGGCGAGACCGCCCTCATCGCGGGCGCCGGCCCGATCGGCATCGGCGTCTGGTTCGCGCTCAAGGCGCAGGGCGTCGAGGACGTGCTCGTCTCCGAGCCCAGCCCCGAGCGCCGCGCGGCGATCGCCGCCCTCGGCGCGACCGTGGTCGACCCGGTGCACGAGGACCTCGGCGCGGCCGTGGACAAGCTGACCGGCGGCAGCGGCGTGCAGGCCGGCTTCGACGCCGCCGGCGTCGGCGTGGCCGTCTCGTCGGTGCTCGCCAACCTGCGTCCGCTCGGCCGCATGGTCATCGTCGCGCTGCACGAGCGCACGATGGACTTCTTCCCGACCCAGCTCGTCATGGGCGAGACCGAGGTCGTCGGCGCGCTCGGCTACACCCAGGCCGACTTCGACGCGGTGATCGCGGCGATGGCCGAGGGCAAGTACGACACCACGGGCTGGGTCGACGAGACCGACCTCGACGGCGTGCTCGGCGCGATCGGCGCGCTGCGCGAGGGCCGCGGCATGAAGGTGCTCGTCTCGAGCGCCGCGTAG
- a CDS encoding DUF4097 family beta strand repeat-containing protein: MDTMAHTGSTRTRRMLAAVVVAGAAAFALAGCGLVEQFGPPQSFSDDATVTDEVTTIDIDRPAGGVTVTAVRGATEITLERTVRYWGIDRDIDETHEVTGSTLVLHGCGRNCMVDYVLEVPEGLDVEGDTTNGAIELTGVADVSVTTSNGRIELDDVSGTVEVETSNGRVIGSDLNGNGIDASTSNGSIELELGTAQDVTARTSNGPIELRVPDGPYAVETDTSNGSVDVDIATDPNGEFTLDLRTSNGSIKVFES; encoded by the coding sequence ATGGACACCATGGCACACACGGGGAGCACACGGACGAGGCGGATGCTGGCGGCCGTCGTGGTGGCAGGGGCGGCCGCGTTCGCGCTGGCCGGCTGCGGCCTCGTCGAGCAGTTCGGGCCCCCGCAGTCGTTCTCCGACGACGCGACCGTCACCGACGAGGTGACGACCATCGACATCGACCGGCCGGCGGGCGGCGTCACCGTCACCGCGGTGCGGGGGGCGACCGAGATCACCCTCGAGCGCACCGTGCGCTACTGGGGCATCGATCGCGACATCGACGAGACGCACGAGGTCACGGGCAGCACGCTGGTGCTCCACGGGTGCGGCCGCAACTGCATGGTCGACTACGTGCTCGAGGTGCCCGAGGGGCTCGACGTCGAGGGCGACACCACGAACGGCGCCATCGAGCTGACCGGCGTCGCCGACGTCAGCGTGACCACGTCGAACGGGCGCATCGAGCTCGACGACGTGAGCGGCACGGTCGAGGTCGAGACCTCGAACGGCCGGGTGATCGGCAGCGACCTGAACGGCAACGGCATCGACGCCAGTACGTCGAACGGCTCGATCGAGCTCGAGCTCGGCACCGCGCAGGACGTCACCGCGCGCACCTCGAACGGTCCGATCGAACTCCGCGTCCCCGACGGCCCCTACGCCGTCGAGACCGACACCTCGAACGGCAGCGTCGACGTCGACATCGCCACCGACCCGAACGGCGAGTTCACGCTCGACCTGCGCACCTCGAACGGGTCGATCAAGGTCTTCGAATCCTGA
- a CDS encoding helix-turn-helix domain-containing protein, which translates to MGDVVQIRAGRRMPVSRPDTGTAVRERVERMPRANEQAGPPPLWRDVVGAFLRGERLAQERILTEVARRAGVSPQYLSEVERGRKEPSSEVLEAVAGALGLDLTDVVRGVGARLVRERRVIDLTTTTDATGGTGTAPASAPAQPVLLAA; encoded by the coding sequence ATGGGCGACGTGGTGCAGATCAGGGCAGGGCGACGGATGCCGGTGAGTCGGCCGGATACCGGAACGGCGGTGCGCGAGCGGGTCGAGCGGATGCCGCGCGCGAACGAGCAGGCCGGCCCGCCGCCGCTCTGGCGCGACGTGGTCGGGGCGTTCCTGCGCGGCGAGCGACTGGCGCAGGAGCGCATCCTCACCGAGGTGGCGCGGCGCGCGGGCGTCTCGCCGCAGTACCTCTCCGAGGTCGAGCGCGGCCGCAAGGAGCCGTCGTCGGAGGTGCTCGAGGCGGTCGCCGGCGCGCTCGGCCTCGACCTGACCGACGTGGTGCGCGGGGTGGGCGCCCGACTCGTGCGCGAGCGCCGCGTCATCGACCTCACCACGACGACGGATGCCACGGGCGGGACCGGCACCGCACCCGCATCCGCCCCCGCGCAGCCCGTGCTGCTCGCCGCCTGA
- a CDS encoding DoxX family protein yields MLIAYWILATPLALVYVLAGISQLAISKADLVAAGVAAAEALPDVVLTAIGMLELAGAVGLILPMLTGVAVILGPVSAALLAVVQLAAATLHLVRLEPEFLVLNAPLLLLAAATATVGFLGLRRRAEPVPAS; encoded by the coding sequence ATGCTCATCGCGTACTGGATCCTCGCGACGCCGCTCGCACTCGTCTACGTGCTCGCCGGCATCAGCCAGCTGGCGATATCGAAGGCCGACCTCGTCGCCGCGGGCGTGGCCGCCGCCGAGGCGCTGCCCGACGTCGTGCTCACGGCGATCGGCATGCTCGAGCTCGCCGGCGCGGTCGGCCTCATCCTGCCGATGCTCACGGGCGTCGCCGTCATCCTCGGCCCGGTCTCGGCCGCGCTGCTCGCGGTCGTGCAGCTCGCCGCCGCGACGCTGCACCTCGTGCGCCTCGAGCCCGAGTTCCTGGTGCTGAACGCGCCGCTGCTGCTGCTCGCCGCCGCGACCGCGACCGTCGGGTTCCTGGGGCTCAGGCGGCGCGCGGAGCCAGTTCCCGCGTCATGA
- a CDS encoding ClpP family protease, translating to MSTYTIPYVVERRGNAERTVDVYSRLLSERIVYLGTEIDDGVANAVIAQLLHLEADGADRPVQLYVNSPGGSPQAALAIYDTMRHIRPDVATTCVGQAAGPAAVLLAGGASGQRAILEHARVVLHQPSTQGRGTIPDLIIHADEVLRVRADLEEVLAAHTGRAVEVIREDTDRDRIMTARQAVEYGVADHVVAARPRAALPA from the coding sequence ATGAGCACGTACACGATCCCGTACGTGGTCGAGCGGCGCGGCAACGCGGAGCGAACCGTCGACGTGTACAGCCGCCTGCTCTCCGAGCGCATCGTCTACCTCGGCACCGAGATCGACGACGGGGTCGCGAACGCGGTGATCGCGCAGCTGCTGCACCTCGAGGCCGACGGCGCCGACCGGCCGGTGCAGCTCTACGTGAACTCGCCCGGCGGCTCGCCGCAGGCAGCGCTCGCGATCTACGACACGATGCGGCACATCCGCCCCGACGTGGCGACGACCTGCGTCGGCCAGGCCGCGGGGCCGGCCGCCGTGCTGCTCGCGGGCGGCGCGTCCGGGCAGCGGGCGATCCTCGAGCACGCGCGCGTCGTGCTGCACCAGCCGTCGACGCAGGGACGCGGCACCATTCCCGACCTCATCATCCACGCCGACGAGGTGCTGCGCGTGCGCGCCGACCTCGAGGAGGTGCTCGCCGCGCACACCGGACGTGCCGTCGAGGTGATCCGCGAGGACACGGATCGCGACCGCATCATGACGGCGCGGCAGGCGGTGGAGTACGGGGTCGCCGACCACGTGGTGGCGGCTCGGCCGCGGGCGGCCCTGCCCGCGTAG
- a CDS encoding GNAT family N-acetyltransferase yields the protein MTLSIAPGDLADPRVLRLLDDHLADMFATSPAESVHALDVSGLQSPGMTFWALSEGDAMLGCVALKELDPAHGELKSMRTDAAARGRGLGRMLLEHVIAEAERRGYRRLSLETGVEDFFAPARTLYARYGFAECGPFAAYRPDPNSVFMTRELAPRAA from the coding sequence GTGACCCTCTCGATCGCCCCCGGCGACCTCGCCGACCCTCGCGTGCTGCGCCTGCTCGACGACCACCTCGCCGACATGTTCGCGACCTCGCCCGCCGAGAGCGTGCACGCGCTCGACGTGTCGGGCCTGCAGTCGCCGGGCATGACATTCTGGGCGCTCAGCGAGGGCGACGCGATGCTCGGCTGCGTCGCGCTGAAGGAGCTCGACCCCGCGCACGGCGAGCTGAAGTCGATGCGCACCGACGCCGCGGCCCGCGGTCGGGGGCTGGGGCGGATGCTGCTGGAGCACGTCATCGCCGAGGCCGAGCGCCGCGGCTACCGGCGACTCAGCCTCGAGACCGGCGTCGAGGACTTCTTCGCGCCCGCCCGCACCCTCTACGCCCGCTACGGGTTCGCCGAATGCGGACCGTTCGCGGCCTACCGGCCCGACCCGAACAGCGTGTTCATGACGCGGGAACTGGCTCCGCGCGCCGCCTGA
- a CDS encoding DUF805 domain-containing protein, producing MTFGQSIQTVFRKYAEFEGRASRSEFWWWVVFYVLVSAATGLFSVIRFDYGGSMGSILTGLWTIGALLPSLAVTVRRLRDADYPWGHVFWFLLPIAGLIVLAVLCAQPAKSDAPAQAPAPGAEPPAPPAPPAPPAPSAPPATPAPRDDA from the coding sequence ATGACGTTCGGACAGTCCATCCAGACCGTGTTCCGCAAGTACGCGGAGTTCGAGGGGCGCGCGAGCCGCTCCGAGTTCTGGTGGTGGGTGGTGTTCTACGTGCTCGTGAGCGCGGCGACGGGCCTGTTCAGCGTGATCCGCTTCGACTACGGCGGCAGCATGGGGAGCATCCTCACCGGGCTCTGGACGATCGGCGCGCTCCTGCCGAGCCTCGCCGTGACCGTGCGCCGCCTGCGCGACGCCGACTACCCGTGGGGGCACGTCTTCTGGTTCCTGCTGCCGATCGCCGGCCTCATCGTGCTCGCCGTGCTCTGCGCACAGCCCGCGAAGTCGGATGCCCCGGCCCAGGCGCCCGCGCCCGGCGCCGAGCCGCCCGCGCCGCCGGCCCCGCCGGCGCCTCCCGCCCCGTCGGCCCCGCCCGCGACGCCCGCGCCCCGCGACGACGCGTAG
- a CDS encoding YciI family protein translates to MTKFLISFPSGAMQVSADELPAVAEAAHAVVREAKDAGVWVFGGGIDERIAPVRVHGDGTVTDETYPETARIEGGYTVIEVPSRDEAVHWAARFAVACRCAQELRAFGEDAES, encoded by the coding sequence ATGACGAAGTTCCTGATCTCGTTCCCGAGCGGCGCGATGCAGGTGTCCGCGGACGAGTTGCCGGCGGTCGCGGAAGCCGCCCATGCGGTCGTGCGGGAGGCGAAGGACGCGGGCGTCTGGGTGTTCGGCGGCGGCATCGACGAGCGCATCGCACCGGTGCGGGTGCACGGCGACGGGACCGTGACCGACGAGACCTACCCGGAGACGGCACGGATCGAGGGCGGGTACACCGTGATCGAGGTCCCGTCGCGCGACGAGGCGGTCCACTGGGCCGCGCGGTTCGCGGTGGCATGCCGCTGCGCCCAGGAGCTGCGGGCGTTCGGTGAGGATGCCGAGAGCTGA
- a CDS encoding NUDIX hydrolase: MHHQTADARAELAALCERGIAWNPLVSPRATDASEPRPAAVLVLFGELDDAPARAGASRVARDLDVLLLRRAATLGSHAGQVAFPGGRLEASDAGAVDCAVREAVEETGLDPSGVAPLGTLPPIPMPASNHVVTPVPAWWTRPSEVVAVDHAESVDVFRVPVADLLHPSNRGSTEHAIAGGSYRAPAFTVGGNVVWGFTAFVLASMFDELGWSEPWDARRIVERDDLGR; the protein is encoded by the coding sequence GTGCACCACCAGACCGCCGACGCCCGGGCCGAGCTCGCCGCGCTGTGCGAACGCGGCATCGCGTGGAACCCGCTCGTCTCGCCGAGGGCGACGGATGCCTCGGAGCCGCGCCCGGCCGCGGTGCTGGTGCTGTTCGGGGAGCTCGACGACGCGCCCGCGCGGGCCGGCGCCTCGCGCGTCGCGCGCGACCTCGACGTGCTGCTGCTGCGCCGCGCGGCCACCCTCGGCAGCCACGCGGGGCAGGTCGCGTTCCCCGGCGGCCGGCTCGAGGCATCCGATGCCGGAGCTGTCGACTGCGCCGTGCGCGAGGCCGTCGAGGAGACCGGGCTCGACCCGTCGGGCGTCGCGCCGCTGGGCACGCTGCCGCCGATCCCGATGCCGGCGAGCAACCACGTCGTGACGCCCGTGCCCGCGTGGTGGACCCGCCCGTCGGAGGTCGTCGCGGTCGACCACGCCGAGTCGGTCGACGTGTTCCGGGTGCCGGTGGCCGACCTGCTGCATCCGTCGAACCGGGGGAGCACCGAGCACGCCATCGCCGGCGGCAGCTACCGGGCGCCCGCCTTCACGGTCGGCGGCAACGTCGTCTGGGGGTTCACCGCGTTCGTGCTCGCGTCGATGTTCGACGAGCTCGGCTGGTCGGAGCCGTGGGACGCGCGTCGCATCGTGGAGCGCGACGACCTCGGCCGCTGA
- a CDS encoding TetR/AcrR family transcriptional regulator, which translates to MDPRQARTQRSLHSSVVELIERMPLADVSVTDAARAAGVSRDTFYRHAPSVADVLAAALGEELDEAATEFATARGTGRERFETAERALFAHIAHRRGVYLHAMSPRLASPVRVMLLERIEVSLREYLAEHPEVAPEPQGALTGDALYDLYAAYGAAGTVGAIEHWLVGGAEGHPDAVARGVLAVTAPWWWRGA; encoded by the coding sequence ATGGACCCGAGGCAGGCGCGCACGCAGCGATCGCTGCACTCCTCGGTCGTCGAACTCATCGAGCGGATGCCCCTGGCCGACGTCTCGGTCACCGACGCCGCGCGTGCCGCGGGCGTCAGCCGCGACACGTTCTACCGCCATGCCCCGAGCGTGGCGGACGTGCTCGCGGCCGCGCTCGGCGAGGAGCTCGACGAAGCCGCCACGGAGTTCGCCACGGCGCGCGGCACCGGTCGCGAGCGCTTCGAGACCGCCGAGCGCGCGCTGTTCGCGCACATCGCCCACCGGCGCGGCGTGTACCTGCACGCGATGTCGCCGCGACTCGCCTCACCGGTGCGCGTGATGCTGCTCGAGCGCATCGAGGTCTCGCTGCGGGAGTACCTCGCCGAGCACCCCGAGGTCGCGCCCGAGCCTCAGGGCGCCCTCACGGGCGATGCCCTGTACGACCTCTACGCCGCCTACGGTGCGGCCGGCACCGTCGGCGCGATCGAGCACTGGCTCGTCGGCGGCGCCGAGGGCCACCCCGACGCCGTCGCCCGCGGCGTGCTCGCCGTCACCGCCCCCTGGTGGTGGCGCGGCGCCTGA
- a CDS encoding ClpP family protease → MTDDTTTAPLHPIDAELAARLFHERVIVLGDGLDQAIGNRLCAQLVALSADDPRRDITFWINSPGGSVPAMLAIQDVMRAIPNDVATIAMGIAASAGQFLLSAGSPGKRAALPHARILMHQGSAGIGGTATDIELQADDLRYTRDTVLGLIAAHTGQPLERIEHDSRRDLWFTADEARDYGFIDRIVTDAAELHPAATERELVGMHA, encoded by the coding sequence ATGACCGACGACACGACGACTGCACCGCTGCACCCCATCGACGCCGAACTCGCCGCGAGGCTCTTCCACGAGCGCGTGATCGTGCTCGGCGACGGCCTCGACCAGGCGATCGGCAACCGCCTCTGCGCACAGCTGGTCGCACTCTCCGCCGACGACCCGCGCCGCGACATCACCTTCTGGATCAACTCGCCCGGCGGCTCGGTGCCGGCGATGCTCGCGATCCAGGACGTGATGCGCGCGATCCCGAACGACGTGGCGACCATCGCGATGGGCATCGCGGCGAGCGCCGGCCAGTTCCTGCTGTCGGCCGGCAGTCCCGGCAAGCGCGCGGCCCTCCCGCACGCGCGCATCCTGATGCACCAGGGCTCGGCGGGCATCGGCGGCACCGCGACGGACATCGAGCTGCAGGCCGACGACCTGCGGTACACGCGCGACACCGTGCTCGGGCTCATCGCCGCGCACACCGGGCAGCCGCTCGAGCGCATCGAGCACGACTCGCGGCGGGACCTCTGGTTCACGGCCGACGAGGCCCGCGACTACGGCTTCATCGACCGCATCGTGACGGATGCCGCCGAGCTGCACCCCGCCGCGACCGAGCGCGAGCTCGTGGGGATGCACGCATGA
- a CDS encoding NAD-dependent epimerase/dehydratase family protein codes for MEHQNRDIPQTTRLVIGAGPIGSGLALHLAEAGDRVRLLSRSGRGPEHPSIDRVAADATDVAALTEAATGAATIFNCANPGSYEHWEREWPPLAAAILAAAEASGAVLVTFGNLYGYGAPDGPMTRHTPLRPNDHKGALRARMWEDARAAQETGRVRVTEVRASDYLGPTEPTTNGMLPRYANDTLRGRPASVFTDVDQPHSWAYDGDIVRTLAAVADDERAWGSAWIVPTNPPISMRELLRELGAVVDAGEPRLRRVPRWQLAALGAIVPVVRELRGVAYQFDAPFVSDGSETTARFGIEPTPWADVLPETARAWHERAVAG; via the coding sequence GTGGAGCACCAGAACCGTGACATCCCCCAGACCACCCGACTCGTGATCGGCGCCGGCCCCATCGGGTCGGGCCTCGCCCTGCACCTCGCCGAGGCGGGTGACCGCGTGCGGCTGCTCAGCCGGTCGGGTCGCGGCCCCGAGCATCCGTCGATTGACCGCGTGGCCGCCGACGCGACCGATGTGGCCGCACTCACCGAGGCGGCGACGGGCGCCGCGACCATCTTCAACTGCGCCAACCCCGGTTCGTACGAGCACTGGGAGCGGGAGTGGCCGCCGCTCGCCGCGGCGATCCTGGCCGCCGCCGAGGCATCCGGCGCCGTGCTCGTGACGTTCGGCAACCTCTACGGGTACGGCGCCCCCGACGGGCCGATGACGCGGCACACGCCGCTGCGGCCGAACGACCACAAGGGCGCGCTGCGGGCGCGCATGTGGGAGGACGCGCGCGCGGCGCAGGAGACGGGGCGCGTGCGCGTCACCGAGGTGCGCGCCTCCGACTACCTCGGTCCGACCGAGCCGACCACGAACGGCATGCTGCCGCGCTACGCGAACGACACCCTGCGCGGGCGCCCGGCGAGCGTGTTCACCGACGTCGACCAGCCGCACTCCTGGGCGTACGACGGTGACATCGTCCGCACGCTCGCGGCGGTCGCCGACGACGAGCGCGCGTGGGGCTCGGCGTGGATCGTGCCGACGAACCCGCCGATCTCGATGCGGGAGCTGCTGCGCGAGCTCGGCGCGGTCGTCGACGCAGGCGAGCCGCGCCTGCGGCGCGTGCCGCGCTGGCAGCTCGCGGCGCTCGGTGCCATTGTGCCGGTCGTGCGCGAACTGCGCGGCGTCGCCTACCAGTTCGATGCCCCGTTCGTGTCCGACGGGTCGGAGACCACGGCGCGGTTCGGCATCGAGCCGACGCCGTGGGCCGACGTGCTGCCCGAGACGGCGCGGGCGTGGCACGAACGGGCGGTCGCGGGCTGA
- a CDS encoding intradiol ring-cleavage dioxygenase, translating into MTREDHMGAQGNETRSDATGEVDPRWIDEDGNVIDEDHRGLVYDIRTLVDRRLALGIFGGIGLSTLLAACAPADSGASDSTASSGTDASSGGSTATATPSAEADGDLVEVPDETGGPYPADGSNGVNVLDDSGIVRSDIRSSFGSSTTTAEGVPLTIELTVRDASTGSAMAGAGVYLWHCDRDGNYSLYSQGLANENYLRGVQETDSNGTVRFTSIYPACYAGRWPHIHFEVYEDVATAVAAGPIVKTSQIALPEEVNDVVYATSGYEQSVRNASQVSLASDNVFGDDGGIHQIANMSGSVSDGYNASLTIGV; encoded by the coding sequence ATGACACGGGAGGACCACATGGGTGCACAGGGGAACGAGACGCGATCGGATGCGACGGGGGAGGTCGACCCTCGCTGGATCGACGAGGACGGCAACGTCATCGACGAGGACCACCGCGGCCTGGTCTACGACATCCGCACGCTGGTCGACCGGCGCCTCGCGCTCGGCATCTTCGGCGGCATCGGCCTGTCGACGCTGCTCGCGGCGTGTGCGCCGGCCGACTCCGGGGCATCCGACAGCACTGCGTCGAGCGGCACGGATGCCTCGAGCGGGGGCTCGACCGCGACGGCGACGCCGTCCGCCGAAGCCGACGGCGACCTCGTGGAGGTGCCCGACGAGACCGGCGGACCGTACCCGGCCGACGGGTCGAACGGGGTGAACGTGCTCGACGACTCGGGCATCGTGCGCAGCGACATCCGCTCGAGCTTCGGGTCGTCGACGACGACCGCCGAGGGCGTGCCGCTCACGATCGAGCTGACGGTGCGCGACGCGTCGACGGGGTCCGCGATGGCGGGCGCGGGCGTGTACCTCTGGCACTGCGACCGCGACGGCAACTACTCGCTGTACAGCCAGGGCCTGGCGAACGAGAACTACCTGCGCGGGGTGCAGGAGACCGACTCCAACGGCACCGTGCGGTTCACGTCGATCTACCCGGCCTGCTACGCCGGGCGCTGGCCGCACATCCACTTCGAGGTCTACGAGGACGTCGCCACGGCGGTCGCCGCGGGCCCGATCGTGAAGACCTCGCAGATCGCGCTGCCCGAGGAGGTCAACGACGTCGTCTACGCGACGTCCGGCTACGAGCAGAGCGTGCGCAACGCGTCGCAGGTGTCGCTCGCGTCGGACAACGTGTTCGGCGACGACGGGGGCATCCACCAGATCGCGAACATGTCCGGCTCCGTGTCCGACGGCTACAACGCGTCGCTCACGATCGGCGTCTAG